One window of Saccharopolyspora phatthalungensis genomic DNA carries:
- a CDS encoding ABC transporter permease, with the protein MGGLVKAEFRKIFTTSLWWALLIPVALLGFGAGWLGTAIVALIDMVQQYDRSLPLGLLSVSMSTNFSTIFAALFGAMAFAGEYRNKSITTTYLTGNPRGAVLVAKLIACSGIGLIYGLANVLFASLGGLLGAGQDFGDFGSLADWLSVGAAGVFAMVLWTLLGVGFGALVANAVLAIIVPLVYKFVVEFILSLSLIESPAAGVGAYLPGAAGNGIVSNLAVPLFVAAVAGPDEPNTPRVAFEFLHLFFGGSYGHPWWASLLTFVGYTAVFVAGGWLVSRRRDIT; encoded by the coding sequence ATGGGCGGGCTGGTCAAGGCGGAGTTCCGCAAGATCTTCACCACGAGCCTGTGGTGGGCGCTGCTCATCCCGGTGGCATTGCTCGGTTTCGGCGCGGGTTGGTTGGGCACCGCCATCGTCGCGCTCATCGACATGGTGCAGCAGTACGACCGATCGCTGCCGCTCGGGCTGCTCTCGGTGTCGATGTCGACGAACTTCAGCACGATCTTCGCGGCGCTCTTCGGGGCGATGGCGTTCGCCGGTGAGTACCGGAACAAGAGCATCACGACGACCTACCTCACCGGCAACCCGCGAGGTGCCGTGCTAGTGGCGAAACTGATCGCATGCTCGGGCATCGGTCTGATCTACGGTCTCGCGAACGTACTGTTCGCAAGCCTGGGCGGCTTGCTCGGGGCGGGCCAGGACTTCGGCGATTTCGGCAGCCTGGCCGACTGGCTCAGCGTCGGCGCGGCCGGGGTGTTCGCAATGGTGCTGTGGACGCTGCTCGGAGTCGGGTTCGGCGCGCTGGTCGCTAACGCCGTGCTCGCGATCATCGTCCCGTTGGTCTACAAATTCGTGGTCGAGTTCATCCTGTCGCTGAGCCTGATCGAATCCCCAGCTGCCGGTGTCGGTGCCTACCTGCCCGGAGCGGCCGGGAACGGGATCGTCTCGAACCTGGCGGTGCCGTTGTTCGTCGCCGCGGTGGCCGGGCCAGACGAGCCGAACACGCCACGGGTCGCCTTCGAGTTCCTGCACCTCTTTTTCGGCGGCAGCTACGGCCACCCCTGGTGGGCGAGCCTGCTCACCTTCGTCGGCTACACCGCCGTGTTCGTCGCCGGCGGCTGGCTCGTCAGCCGTCGCCGCGACATCACCTGA
- a CDS encoding ABC transporter ATP-binding protein, which produces MSDSGNPRPPAGGWIRRLLAAGRRHPVSLTLALGASVTAVGLEALVPLLTKLAVDDAVARTTDRLWWIVIALVTLGAFRFASAFVRRYSAGRLALDVQHDLRRAVFAAMQRLDGGKQDALRTGQVVSRSISDLQLVNSLLAMLPLAAGTAVLALFAIIAMLWLSPLLTVVSLIVAPLIAVVSARSKKSLFPATWSAQQRAADIAQHVEETVTGVRVVKGFGQEDREVGRLEGRARWLFAERLRAARMTSTPAASLAALPSAGQVGVLGLGGWMVLQDQVTLGTFVAFAGYVAMLAGPARMLSSVMIQAQLARAGVERIHELIDSQPEVQEKPEAGALPDEPLQVRLEDVSFGYTRDQPVLCNVSLDVRPGETMALVGPAGSGKSTVSLLLPRFYDLHSGSITIGPADDAAASHDIRDLRLGSLRAAVGVVFEEAFLFSDTIRGNIAYGRPDASEADVVSAARAAEAHEFITALPDGYDTVVGERGLTLSGGQRQRVALARALLSNPRVLVLDDATSAVDPATEAAIHDTLRSVTAQRTTLLIAHRRSTLALADRIAVLDEGRVVDIGTEDELTERCELFRSLLAGPGESIDNRCDGQVATNSEGITPELWPPEDAAESAATSHTAVLTGSRGMGGTAMPPTPELIEGIRKLPPATDQPDLHGEDPAAPDPEFRLSRLLRPIRWGLLLTVLLVAGDALTSISLPSLVRHGIDGGVGASDIDVLWIATGLGAVVVAVGWLVVKLQTVVTSRTGETLLYLLRLRSFAHLQRLGLDYYERELAGRIMTRMTTDVDALSTFLQTGLATFVVSVLTLFGIAGALLITDVPLALVAMAVLPALLVATAIFRKVSATAYAEARERVSTVNADLQENVSGMRVAQAHRREGHAAKVFAQRSDAYRRSRLRAQRYIATYFPFVALLSEIAQAAVLGVGAGRVASGSLTAGVLVAFLLYLGLFFSPVQQLSGVFDGYQQAKVGLQRIGDLLRTRTSVPAATEPTSVPERFEGGVELRSVSFRYPGTEQYALRDIALRVRSGETVALVGATGAGKSTLIKLIARFYDATEGAVLVDGQDIRRYDLAAFHRRLAVVPQEGHLFTGDIATNIAYAQPDARPADVEAAARAVGALPGIAMLPRRFRQQVGERGRGLSAGQRQLVALARAELVDPDILLLDEATAALDPATESLVVAASDRVAAQRTTFIVAHRLATAARADRIVVIDDGRIVEQGSHTELLAANGPYARLWRAADAAPSEPTPNIDATHIA; this is translated from the coding sequence GTGAGCGATTCCGGTAATCCCCGCCCTCCGGCCGGCGGTTGGATCCGTCGCCTCCTTGCCGCCGGCCGTCGGCATCCCGTCTCCCTGACATTGGCCTTGGGGGCTTCCGTCACGGCTGTCGGGTTGGAGGCGCTGGTTCCGCTGTTGACCAAACTCGCGGTCGACGACGCCGTCGCACGCACCACCGACCGCCTGTGGTGGATCGTGATCGCACTGGTCACACTCGGCGCGTTCCGCTTCGCTTCGGCGTTCGTTCGCCGCTACAGCGCTGGGCGGCTGGCCCTCGACGTGCAACACGACCTGCGACGGGCAGTGTTCGCGGCGATGCAGCGGCTGGACGGTGGGAAACAGGACGCGCTGCGCACCGGTCAGGTGGTGTCCCGCTCCATCAGCGATCTGCAGCTGGTGAACTCGCTGCTGGCGATGCTGCCGCTGGCGGCCGGGACAGCGGTGCTCGCGCTGTTCGCGATCATCGCGATGTTGTGGCTGTCGCCGCTGCTCACGGTCGTGTCTCTGATCGTCGCGCCGCTCATCGCCGTGGTATCCGCTCGCAGCAAGAAGAGCTTATTCCCGGCGACGTGGTCGGCCCAGCAGCGAGCAGCGGACATCGCGCAGCACGTCGAGGAAACCGTCACCGGTGTCCGGGTCGTGAAGGGCTTCGGCCAGGAGGACCGGGAGGTCGGTCGGCTGGAAGGCCGTGCGCGGTGGCTGTTCGCGGAACGGCTGCGCGCCGCCCGGATGACCTCGACGCCCGCGGCGAGTCTGGCCGCGCTGCCCTCCGCTGGACAGGTGGGGGTGCTCGGCCTCGGTGGCTGGATGGTGCTGCAGGACCAGGTCACCCTCGGCACCTTCGTCGCCTTCGCCGGATACGTGGCGATGTTGGCCGGTCCGGCCCGGATGTTGTCGAGCGTGATGATCCAGGCGCAGCTCGCCCGCGCCGGTGTCGAGCGCATCCACGAACTGATCGATTCCCAGCCCGAGGTGCAGGAGAAACCAGAAGCGGGGGCGCTGCCGGACGAGCCGCTGCAGGTCCGGCTCGAAGATGTGAGCTTCGGCTACACCCGGGACCAGCCGGTCCTGTGCAACGTGTCGCTTGACGTCCGTCCAGGCGAGACGATGGCGCTGGTCGGCCCGGCGGGATCAGGGAAATCGACGGTGTCGTTGCTGTTGCCGCGTTTCTACGACCTGCACTCGGGAAGCATCACGATCGGACCAGCCGACGACGCTGCGGCAAGCCACGACATCCGTGACCTGCGCTTGGGTTCGCTGCGGGCCGCAGTCGGGGTGGTATTCGAGGAGGCTTTCCTGTTCTCCGACACCATTCGCGGCAACATCGCCTACGGCCGACCTGACGCTTCGGAAGCCGACGTGGTCTCTGCGGCGAGGGCAGCCGAAGCGCACGAATTCATCACAGCCCTGCCGGACGGCTATGACACGGTGGTCGGTGAGCGTGGTCTCACGCTGTCCGGCGGGCAACGCCAACGCGTGGCGCTCGCACGGGCACTGCTTTCGAACCCGCGCGTCCTGGTGCTCGACGACGCCACCTCAGCGGTGGACCCCGCTACCGAGGCAGCGATCCACGACACCCTCAGGTCGGTGACCGCCCAGCGCACCACGCTGCTGATCGCGCACCGCCGGTCAACGCTGGCACTGGCTGACCGGATCGCAGTGCTCGACGAGGGACGCGTCGTCGACATCGGCACCGAAGACGAGCTGACCGAGCGGTGCGAGCTGTTCCGGTCACTACTAGCCGGCCCCGGGGAGTCGATCGACAACCGCTGCGACGGTCAGGTCGCGACAAATTCGGAGGGCATCACGCCGGAGCTTTGGCCGCCGGAGGACGCGGCGGAATCGGCGGCGACCAGTCACACAGCCGTCCTGACCGGGTCGCGCGGCATGGGCGGCACGGCGATGCCCCCGACACCTGAGCTGATCGAAGGCATCCGGAAGCTCCCGCCCGCAACCGATCAGCCTGATCTGCACGGCGAAGATCCCGCCGCGCCGGACCCGGAATTCAGGCTGTCCCGGCTGCTGCGGCCGATCCGCTGGGGCCTGCTGCTGACCGTATTGCTGGTGGCCGGGGACGCGCTGACATCGATCTCGCTGCCGTCACTGGTCCGCCACGGAATCGACGGCGGTGTGGGGGCCAGCGACATCGACGTGCTGTGGATCGCGACGGGACTGGGTGCCGTCGTCGTCGCCGTCGGCTGGCTGGTGGTCAAGCTGCAGACCGTCGTCACCTCGCGAACCGGTGAAACCCTGCTCTACCTGCTGCGATTGCGCAGCTTCGCGCATCTGCAACGGCTCGGGCTGGACTACTACGAACGCGAGCTCGCTGGCCGCATCATGACCCGGATGACCACCGACGTCGACGCGTTGTCGACGTTCCTGCAGACCGGGCTGGCGACGTTCGTGGTCAGCGTGCTGACGCTGTTCGGCATCGCGGGCGCACTGCTGATCACGGATGTGCCGCTGGCGTTGGTGGCCATGGCGGTGCTACCGGCCCTGCTGGTGGCCACAGCGATCTTCCGCAAGGTGTCGGCGACCGCCTACGCCGAAGCGCGCGAGCGGGTGAGCACGGTCAACGCCGACCTGCAGGAGAACGTTTCCGGGATGCGGGTGGCGCAGGCACACCGCCGTGAAGGGCACGCCGCGAAGGTGTTCGCGCAGCGCAGCGACGCATACCGGCGGTCTCGGCTGCGCGCCCAGCGCTACATCGCCACTTACTTCCCGTTCGTAGCCCTGCTGTCGGAGATCGCACAGGCCGCGGTGCTGGGCGTCGGCGCGGGGCGCGTGGCGTCGGGCAGCTTGACCGCCGGGGTGCTGGTCGCGTTCCTGCTCTACCTCGGCCTGTTCTTCTCGCCCGTGCAGCAGTTGTCCGGGGTTTTCGACGGCTACCAACAGGCCAAGGTGGGGTTGCAGCGGATCGGGGATCTGCTGCGTACCCGCACGTCGGTGCCCGCGGCGACCGAGCCGACCTCCGTGCCGGAACGGTTCGAAGGCGGCGTCGAGCTGCGGTCGGTGTCGTTCCGCTACCCCGGCACCGAGCAGTACGCGCTGCGCGACATCGCGTTGCGTGTGCGGTCCGGCGAGACCGTGGCGCTGGTGGGCGCGACCGGTGCGGGCAAGTCGACGCTGATCAAACTGATCGCCCGGTTCTACGACGCGACCGAGGGCGCGGTGCTGGTCGACGGCCAGGACATCCGCCGATACGACCTGGCGGCGTTCCACCGGCGGCTCGCCGTGGTGCCGCAGGAGGGCCACCTGTTCACCGGGGACATCGCCACCAACATCGCCTACGCGCAGCCGGATGCCCGCCCCGCTGATGTGGAGGCCGCCGCCCGGGCGGTCGGCGCGCTACCGGGGATCGCCATGCTGCCGCGCAGGTTCCGGCAGCAGGTCGGCGAGCGCGGGCGCGGCCTGTCCGCGGGCCAACGGCAGCTGGTCGCGCTGGCGCGCGCCGAGCTGGTCGACCCCGACATTCTGCTGCTCGATGAGGCGACCGCGGCGCTCGATCCGGCGACGGAGTCGTTGGTGGTCGCGGCCAGCGACCGGGTCGCCGCTCAGCGCACCACGTTCATCGTCGCGCACAGGCTGGCGACAGCCGCACGCGCAGATCGCATAGTCGTGATCGACGATGGCCGAATAGTTGAGCAGGGCAGCCACACCGAACTGCTCGCGGCCAACGGCCCCTACGCGCGCCTATGGCGGGCGGCTGACGCAGCGCCGAGTGAACCGACACCGAACATCGACGCGACCCACATCGCCTGA